The Vidua macroura isolate BioBank_ID:100142 chromosome 4, ASM2450914v1, whole genome shotgun sequence genome window below encodes:
- the NUP54 gene encoding nucleoporin p54, whose amino-acid sequence MAFNFSATAGAGAANPTGAFGGFGTTTTTAAPAFSFSAPTNTGTSGLFGATQNKGFGFGTSFGTGTTGTGLGSGLGTGLGFGGFGTQQQQQQTTLGTGLFNQPAQTPAQSNQLINTASALSAPTLLGDERDAILAKWNQLQAFWGTGKGYFNNNIAPVEFTQENPFCRFKAVGYSLMPNNKDEDGLVVLVFNRKEADIRSQQQQLVESLHKILGGNQTLTVNVEGVKTMPDDQTEVIIYIVERSPNGTSRRVPATTLYAHFEQANIKSSLQQLGVSLSMARTELSPAQVKQLLQNPPAGVDPIIWEQAKVDNPDPDKLIPVPMVGFKELLRRLKVQDQMTKQHQTRLDIISEDISELQKNQTTTMAKIAQYKRKLMALSHRTLQVLIKQEIQRKSGYAIQADEEQLRVQLDTIQCELNAPTQFKGRLNELMSQIRMQNHFGAVRAEERYYIDADLLREIKQHLKQQQEGLSHLISIIKDDLEDIKLIEHGLNESIPIRGGVFS is encoded by the exons ATGGCGTTCAACTTCAGCGCCACGGCGGGAGCCGGGGCCGCCAACCCGACCG GTGCCTTCGGAGGTTTTGGGACCACCACCACCACCGCGGCACCGGCGTTCAGCTTCTCTGCTCCCACCAATACCGGCACCAGCG GACTCTTTGGTGCTACCCAGAACAAAGGCTTTGGATTTGGTACCAGTTTTGGCACAGGAACTACTGGAACTGGCTTGGGCAGTGGGTTGGGAACTGGGCTAGGCTTTGGAGGCTTTGgaactcagcagcagcagcagcagacca CGTTAGGCACCGGGTTGTTCAATCAGCCTGCCCAGACACCCGCTCAGTCCAACCAGCTCATCAACACAGCCAGCGCCCTCTCGGCCCCGACACTGCTGGGAGATGAGAGGGACGCCATTCTGGCCAAATGGAACCAGCTCCAGGCCTTCTGGGGCACGGGCAAAGGGTACTTCAACAACAACATCGCTCCGGTGGAGTTCACGCAGGAAAATCCCTTCTGCAGGTTTAAG GCTGTGGGTTACAGTTTAATGCCCAACAACAAAGATGAAGATGGCCTTGTGGTCTTGGTGTTTAACAGAAAAGAAGCAGATATTCgaagccagcagcagcagctcgtaGAATCACTACACAAAATTTTGGGAGGAAACCAGACCCTCACTGTCAATGTCGAAGGTGTTAAAACGATGCCTGATGACCA GACAGAAGTGATAATTTACATAGTGGAGCGCTCGCCCAACGGCACCTCGAGGAGAGTTCCCGCAACGACCCTCTACGCCCACTTTGAGCAAGCCAACATCAAAtcatccctgcagcagctgggggtcAGCCTGTCCATGGCCAGGACAGAGCTGTCCCCGGCACAAGtcaagcagctcctgcagaaccCTCCTGCTG gtgttgATCCAATTATATGGGAACAAGCCAAAGTTGATAATCCTGATCCTGATAA ACTTATTCCTGTGCCAATGGTGGGTTTCAAGGAACTGCTGAGAAGATTGAAGGTCCAGGATCAGATGACCAAACAGCATCAAACTCGATTAGAT ATAATATCAGAAGATATCAGTGAGCTGCAGAAAAACCAAACGACAACTATGGCAAAAATTGCACAGTACAAAAGGAAACTGATGGCGCTTTCGCACAGAACTTTGCAG GTGCTAATAAAGCAGGAGATCCAAAGGAAAAGTGGTTATGCCATTCAAGCAGATGAGGAGCAGCTTCGCGTACAGTTGGACACAATTCAGTGTGAACTTAATGCACCCACGCAGTTCAAG GGCAGGCTGAATGAGCTCATGTCCCAGATCAGGATGCAGAACCACTTTGGAGCAGTGCGGGCTGAAGAGCGCTATTACATAGATGCAGACCTCTTAAGGGAAATCAAGCAA CAcctgaagcagcagcaagaaGGGCTGAGTCACCTAATCAGCATCATCAAGGATGACTTGGAGGACATCAAGCTAATAGAACACGGGCTGAATGAGAGCATTCCCATCCGAGGGGGAGTCTTCAGTTGA
- the PPEF2 gene encoding serine/threonine-protein phosphatase with EF-hands 2, with translation MGSGSSVDVKYKYSLQKSENAFKAAVLIQQWYRRHVARLEMRRRCTWRIFQSIEYSCEQDQIKLHNFFSYLMDQFTPSSSKERDFISRMFISGESYKEAELEKYCDYESIEVPDSYTGPHLSFPLLPDHATALLEAFQQKQQLHARYVLNLLHETRKHLKQLPNISHVSTCYSEEVTVCGDLHGQLDDLFLIFYKNGLPSPSKSYVFNGDFVDRGKQSLEILVILFTFLLIYPKEVHLNRGNHEDHMVNLRYGFTKEVMQKYKVHGKKILRMFQNVFCWLPLATLIDQKVLIIHGGISDTTDLDMLEKIQRDKFISVLRLKKRKESSRKPQIQAINGESESGTDAAGNEAAPRLSLQPQSAQAPSTANRLEFSRWLRQTVQEQIDTCRRLVDISESEPEELTYSSMVSLKDVDEPCWTRQEEWKQVLDILWSDPMPQEGCRENKVRGGGCYFGPDVTEKFLDKYSLQFLIRSHECKQEGYEFCHNRKVLTIFSASNYYEIGSNRGAYVKLGPDLIPHFVQYQANKTAHMLTMTQRISRVEESAFRALREKLFAHTSALISAFRSYDGDNTGKITLSNWATAVESVLQLGLPWRMLRPQLVHSTEDGMLEYKSWLDDLAMEQRSQEHIQSSLLEVIYRNRSNLETIFRIIDRDHSGLISFEEFQQTWKLFSSHMNIELTDDGINDLVRSIDFNKDGNIDFNEFLEAFRLIKQRPS, from the exons ATGGGATCTGGTAGTTCTGTAGATGTCAAGTACAAGTACTCCCTGCAGAAGTCTGAAAATG CTTTCAAGGCAGCTGTCTTGATCCAGCAGTGGTATCGGCGCCATGTGGCTCGTCTGGAAATGCGCCGCCGCTGCACCTGGAGAATTTTTCAATCCATTGAGTATTCCTGCGAGCAGGATCAGATCAAG CTTCACAACTTCTTCAGTTACCTCATGGACCAGTTCACaccaagcagcagcaaagaga GGGATTTTATCAGTCGCATGTTCATAAGTGGGGAAAGTTACaaagaggcagagctggaaaaataCTGTGACTATGAATCCATAGAGGTGCCAGACTCCTACACCGGACCCCATCTCTCTTTCCCACTCCTCCCTGACCATGCCACAGCCTTGCTGGAAGCTTTCCAACAGAAACAA CAGCTCCATGCTCGCTATGTCTTAAACCTCCTGCATGAGACCAGGAAGCACCTCAAGCAGTTGCCAAACATCAGCCATGTCTCCACCTGCTACAGCGAGGAAGTCACCGTGTGTG GAGACTTACACGGCCAGCTGGATGACCTGTTCCTCATCTTTTACAAG AATggccttccttccccttccaagTCCTACGTGTTCAATGGGGACTTTGTAGACAGAGGCAAGCAGTCCCTTGAGATCCTTGTTATCCTCTTTACCTTCCTCCTGATCTATCCCAAGGAGGTTCATCTCAACCGCGGGAACCACGAGGACCACATGGTGAACTTACG CTATGGTTTCACCAAGGAAGTGATGCAGAAATACAAG gtGCATGGGAAGAAAATCTTGAGGATGTTTCAGAATGTCTTCTGCTGGCTGCCCCTGGCCACCCTGATTGATCAGAAAGTCCTCATTATTCATGGGGGCATCTCTGACACCACTGACCTGGACATGCTTGAGAAAATTCAAAGGGACAAA tttatttctgtgttaaggctgaagaaaaggaaggaatcGAGTAGAAAACCACAAATACAGGCCATAAATGGGGAGAGCGAATCAGGCACTGATGCAGCAGGGAATGAGGCAGCTCCCAGGTTATCTCTGCAGCCCCAGTCAGCccaggctcccagcacagccaacaGGCTGGAGTTCTCCAGGTGGCTCCGGCAGACAGTGCAGGAGCAAATCGACACATGCCGCCGGCTGGTGGACATCAGCGAGTCAGAGCCAGAGGAGCTCACCTATTCCAGCATGGTCTCCTTGAAGGATGTGGATGAGCCGTGCTGGACTCGCCAGGAGGAGTGGAAGCAG GTTTTGGACATCCTCTGGAGCGACCCCATGCCTCAGGAGGGCTGCAGAGAAAATAAGGTGCGAGGTGGTGGCTGCTACTTTGGGCCTGATGTGACGGAGAAGTTCCTTGACAAGTACAGCTTGCAGTTCCTCATCCGCTCTCACGAGTGCAAGCAGGAGGGCTACGAGTTCTGTCACAACCGCAAG GTGCTGACCATCTTTTCAGCCTCAAACTACTATGAGATTGGCAGCAACAGGGGAGCCTATGTGAAGCTGGGACCAGACCTCATCCCCCACTTTGTTCAGTACCAAGCAAACAAGACAGCCCATATGCTCACTATGACCCAAAG AATCAGCAGAGTAGAGGAGTCAGCTTTTCGAGCCTTGCGGGAAAAGCTCTTTGCTCACACCTCAGCCCTCATCAGTGCCTTCAGGTCCTACGATGGGGACAATACAG GAAAGATCACTCTGAGCAACTGGGCGACAGCAGTGGagtcagtgctgcagctgggactgCCCTGGCGAATGCTGAGGCCGCAGCTGGTGCACAGCACTGAGGATGGCATGCTGGAATACAAATCCTGGCTGGATGACCTGGCCATGGAGCAGAGGAGCCAAGAG CACATCCAGTCGAGCTTGCTGGAAGTCATTTATCGAAACAGATCCAACTTAGAGACCATATTCAGGATCATAGACAGAGACCATTCAG GTCTCATCTCCTTTGAGGAATTCCAGCAAACCTGGAAGCTGTTCAGCTCCCACATGAACATTGAACTCACGGATGATGGCATTAATGACTTGGTTCGCAGCATTGACTTCAACAAGGATGGGAACATTGACTTCAACGAGTTCCTGGAAGCCTTCCGCCTCATCAAACAGCGCCCGTCCTGA